In Nicotiana tabacum cultivar K326 chromosome 11, ASM71507v2, whole genome shotgun sequence, a single window of DNA contains:
- the LOC107812223 gene encoding F-box protein At5g07610-like, translated as MEESHIDKRLVVTAAVDVITGNVDLLSEILLRLPARSLIKFSLVCKLWFSIISSMQFRVSHCRTLAFSSAPTPSGIYFYNCLTNLQKVESLPLTDNVTSLPPLQFLEVAANIGDGIKVTQSCNGLLMCVISTKTEVSELKLGIVYNPAKNEYHKLPNPYVMYYEVVYGYSLIFDPSEPPYYKALCIKRLGTTFKGHFFGTSDYEVSVYVPGNKSWRSCCRFSPPYGMRFDSGVFWNGGIHWTGEYSSVYFDAKSEEVVVKNMPPRPQGYCSEKVRYFGEWGGHLHLIQVQSLYAKKFNVLELDKNTWKWSVKYRVHLARLISAFPEIVKQTSYGAQYAFSILSVIRGESEEDSVLLLTIPGKVVAYNLVLKTAKVVRELPGEIGDTLRFNHVCAYQYAESLIPVKDWTIRPK; from the coding sequence ATGGAGGAGAGCCACATAGATAAAAGACTTGTTGTTACTGCAGCGGTGGATGTCATCACTGGAAATGTTGACCTTTTATCTGAAATTCTACTCCGTTTGCCTGCAAGATCTCTCATCAAGTTCAGTCTAGTATGCAAACTTTGGTTCTCAATCATTAGCAGTATGCAATTTAGGGTTAGTCATTGTCGTACTCTTGCGTTTTCTAGTGCTCCAACCCCATCTGGGATCTACTTTTACAATTGCCTAACCAATCTCCAAAAAGTTGAATCCCTTCCACTCACAGATAATGTAACTAGCCTCCCTCCTCTTCAATTCCTTGAAGTGGCTGCAAATATAGGAGATGGGATCAAGGTTACACAGTCTTGCAATGGCTTGTTGATGTGTGTGATCTCCACCAAAACTGAAGTATCTGAACTCAAACTTGGTATCGTTTACAATCCTGCAAAGAATGAGTATCATAAATTGCCGAACCCCTATGTCATGTATTATGAAGTGGTTTATGGATATAGTTTGATATTTGATCCTTCAGAACCACCCTATTACAAAGCTTTGTGTATTAAGCGTTTGGGTACTACTTTTAAGGGTCACTTTTTTGGCACTTCAGATTATGAAGTGAGTGTGTATGTGCCAGGTAATAAGTCATGGAGATCTTGTTGTCGTTTCTCTCCACCTTATGGTATGCGCTTTGATAGTGGagtcttttggaatggtggaattCACTGGACTGGTGAATACTCCTCCGTTTACTTTGATGCTAAATCAGAGGAAGTCGTTGTGAAAAATATGCCACCAAGACCTCAGGGATATTGTAGCGAAAAGGTTAGGTATTTTGGGGAATGGGGTGGGCATTTGCATCTTATTCAGGTTCAGAGCCTATATGCCAAGAAATTCAATGTGCTTGAATTAGACAAAAATACCTGGAAGTGGTCAGTAAAGTATCGTGTTCATCTTGCTCGGTTAATTTCAGCATTTCCTGAGATAGTTAAGCAGACATCATATGGCGCACAATATGCATTTTCCATTTTGTCTGTGATTCGAGGAGAGAGTGAAGAAGATTCAGTCCTTCTGCTAACTATTCCCGGAAAGGTGGTCGCCTACAACTTAGTGCTTAAAACTGCTAAAGTAGTCCGCGAGTTGCCTGGTGAAATAGGTGATACTTTACGTTTTAATCATGTTTGTGCTTATCAGTATGCTGAAAGTTTGATTCCAGTTAAAGATTGGACTATTCGTCCAAAATAG